A region of Plutella xylostella chromosome 29, ilPluXylo3.1, whole genome shotgun sequence DNA encodes the following proteins:
- the LOC125490969 gene encoding uncharacterized protein LOC125490969, with amino-acid sequence MEQSSYLFRDTRNYRNIFTRIMEKRTMANSNMSIDSLEISQDLVVSKTKPVQLQEEPTETILVPFYENDVLIKIPKKNKPKQHALKNSNKCENSKYAPESVSYLVNRNKNKRPSYLEMFQKQLHRNAPRKEEPDIRSISPEFGDTDIGSVSECANSSALDFYNTEAYNEIYYEKLLHHVVESFENSLDDGEVTSKSLEMNNLKSVSEVTPPPRRARRTTVLPIQYVKLGGLGPDMEQIKPRLERARSLQRYSEKVRMENRLKIYKLTLEEEEKRKAERDTPRKRIEAKPKEEDKKGNNASYLMNNQNAAKKKPANKPKTILSAVEPVVDGGNDKAPKTESKTIVLKPNTKNNKSNAEKIYQKATVTKSKNKSINDANSKGIKNNIVNKLENNNIRSESPIDNYLTCIETDRNGSSTLRSLEEKHRMFQEQVKGFTFGCRN; translated from the coding sequence ATGGAGCAGTCATCCTATTTATTTAGAGATACAAGAAACTATAGAAACATATTCACAAGAATCATGGAAAAACGGACCATGGCAAATTCCAATATGTCCATTGATAGCCTCGAAATATCTCAAGACCTCGTAGTGAGTAAAACAAAACCGGTGCAGTTACAAGAAGAGCCTACTGAAACTATTTTGGTACCATTCTACGAGAACGATGTCCTCATAAAAATCCCAAAAAAGAACAAACCAAAACAACATGCCTTGAAAAACAGTAATAAATGTGAAAATTCCAAATATGCCCCAGAATCAGTGTCGTATCTCGTcaacagaaacaaaaacaaaagaccTTCATACTTGGAGATGTTTCAGAAGCAATTACACCGCAATGCTCCGAGGAAAGAAGAACCTGACATACGGTCCATATCTCCAGAGTTTGGTGACACTGATATAGGAAGCGTTAGTGAGTGTGCTAATAGTTCAGCCTTAGACTTTTATAACACTGAAGCCTACAACGAAATATACTACGAGAAGCTACTCCACCATGTCGTGGAAAGCTTTGAAAATTCTCTAGACGATGGTGAAGTTACTAGCAAATCGCTTGAAATGAATAATCTAAAAAGTGTGTCTGAAGTAACACCACCGCCGAGAAGGGCAAGACGGACGACGGTGCTGCCCATCCAATACGTGAAACTAGGAGGTCTAGGACCAGATATGGAGCAAATAAAGCCAAGATTAGAACGAGCAAGGAGTCTGCAAAGGTATTCGGAGAAAGTGCGAATGGAGAATCGGCTAAAGATATACAAATTGACACTAGAAGAGGAGGAGAAAAGAAAAGCAGAACGAGATACTCCTCGGAAACGGATTGAAGCAAAACCGAAAGAAGAAGATAAGAAAGGAAATAATGCGTCTTATCTCATGAACAATCAAAATGCTGCTAAAAAGAAACCCGCAAACAAACCTAAAACTATCTTATCAGCTGTTGAGCCAGTTGTTGATGGGGGAAATGATAAGGCTCCAAAAACGGAAAGCAAAACTATTGTCCTAAAaccaaacacaaaaaataacaaaagtaatgctgaaaaaatatatcaaaaggCTACTGTTACGAAAAGTAAAAACAAATCAATTAATGATGCAAACAGCAAAGGTATAAAGAATAATATAGTAAATAAACttgaaaacaataacatacgaTCAGAATCTCCAATTGATAACTATTTAACATGCATTGAAACAGACAGAAACGGCTCGAGCACTTTAAGAAGTTTAGAAGAGAAACATCGTATGTTTCAAGAACAAGTCAAAGGCTTTACTTTTGGGTGTCGTAATTGA